Sequence from the Acidobacteriota bacterium genome:
ACCTGCGCTGGACCCTGGGCATGCCCGGCTACACCTCGGAGCTGGCGCTGGACCGCATCGGCTTCACCTACGACCAGGCGTACATCGAGAAGCAGTTCGAGTCCATGGAAAAAGCCGCCCCGTACGTGAACCTGCGCTCCGGCTCGCACCTGTACAATCAGAACCTCCGCCAGCTCAACGAGCGCGACAAGTACGCCGGCTCCGACCGGTACATCTTCCTCTACGGCGTCACCGCCAAGGGCGTGAAGCTGAACCTGTCGGCCGACTGGGGGGACCTCTACTACCAGGTCACCACCCTGCCGAAGCAGACCGAGATCGGCTTCGGCGCCACCGCCCTCTGGGTGCTCGTGGACAATCCGGCCCAACAATACCGGGGCGCCGACCTGGGTGACGGGGACGGCGCCTCGACGGTGCTCAGCATGACCGGCCACGACCTGGCCGGGCAGGTGGTGAACCTGGGCGAAGCGGACCACGAGGAGTACTTCGGCGCCCCCGACACCCCGGGGCATTTCCAGTTGGGCGGCAAGGCCACCGCGACGGCGCGGCGGACGCTGGCCGAGCTGGGCTTCGGCTCGGACCCGCGCTGCGACCCGCCCGTCGCCCGCCTCGAGATCGCCCGGGAGGAAGACCTCGCGGAAGTCCTGCGCGGGGATCGCGACGGCTGGCTGGCCGTGCGCGGCCGCCTCGAGTGGCCCGGCGACCCGGCCGCCCACCGGCGGATCGATCCGAAAAAGGTGGAGGCGTTCGCCTTCCTCTCGGGCGCGCAGTCCCGCGAACCGGTGGAGGCGCGCGGGCTCACCGTCCGCTCCAGCGGCGAGTTCGAGGCGGAGCTATTCGTGAAGGACCTGCGCGACGCCGGGCTGGAACCCAAGGGGAGCCTGGCGGCCTGCGTGCGCCTTTTCTTCGGGGACGGCACCGCGCTGGAGTCGGAACCCGTCGCGCTCGCGGGGGACTCGGGGCTCCTCGGCCTTTGGGTGGGCACGGCGCTGGTGACCGAGATGAACCGCGACTTCATCCTGAACAAAAATCTGGAGGCGGCGACGGACGAAGTGTCCGCCGCCCGCGCCTCCATCATCCGCCACGCCAACAAAAACCGGCTGTACGGATTCGACTATTACAAGGTCAAAGAACCGCACAAACTGAATTTCATGTTCGAGCGCACCGACACCAATCCCGCCGAGGCGGCGTTGATGGAGGGGAAGTACTACGTCCAGTGCTCCTACTTCGACCTGCGGCTGCTGCCTCAGTTCTTCAAACCGTACAAAGACAACCGCGAAGGCGAGGTCGAGGTGGTCGTCGGCGCGGACTCGTTCTCCATCAGCCGGAAGGAGACACGCCAAGAACACGGGATAAACAACCGCTGGGAGTGGACGGCCAGCGGCAAGGTCACGGGCGACACCCTAAACGGCACGTTCAGCGTCAAGGAAAACGGAGTCCAAACCTTCAGCGGGACGTTCGAGGCGAAGAAACTGCAGTGAGCCGTTAGCTGGCGTGCGGCGGACAGACAGTCTGGAGTGCGGCGGCACGACGCCGCTCTGGATTATCGTAGGCTGCGTTTGATGAACGCGGCCGGACCGCGAGCGCAAACACCGTGTTCACCACCTGTTCGGTACGTCTTGCTGTCATTACGAACTGTGGCGCCACGCGACTCCGGTGACCAGCCGTAGTCCGCAGCAGAATCCCGCCGCGCGAGCAGCGAAGGAGTGTAGCCCGGACCGAAAGGTCCGGGTGCCCCGAGAACACGGACCGTCAGCCAGCTCCGCCGGAGCGGAGGGAAGGCACAGTCGAGAAAAACCGGGTTGTGCAAAAAAGGTTCTGCGGGGTTCCGCTCCTCTCTCCCAATCCACTTGATTCACCGACTCGCCGGTTCGCCGTATCACCGGTTTGTCGCGTCGCCGGTCAACCTTTTGACCCCGACGGCATCCTAATGACCGGCGGCGCCGCCGTTTCCCGGCTTGGAGCCAGGCGGCAAATCTGCGATAATGGCGGTCCGCCGATCCTCGGCCCGAGAGGCAGCATGAGACCGAACGCTATCCCATCCACCGATGCCGGCCGGCCCTTGATCCTGAGCCGGACACCGGGCGCGGCCTGGCGCGCCGCGCTGGCCACCGTCACCCTGCTGGCGCTTATCGGTGCCGGCGTCCCCGCCGTCGCCCAGAAGACAACGGACGATCCGGAGGCGGCGAAAAAGGAAGAACGAGCCATGCAGGAGCGATGGCGCCAGTGGATGGAGACGGAAGTCGCCTACATCATCACCGATGAGGAGAAGGCGCTTTTCAACAAGCTCTCCACCGATGAGGAGCGGGACCGGTTCGTGGAGGACTTCTGGCGGCGGCGCGATCCCGACCCGCGCACCGCCGAAAACGAATACAAGATCGAGTACTACCGCCGCATCGCCTACGCCAACGACCGTTACGCCTCCGGCATCCCCGGCTGGAAGTCGGACCGCGGCCGGGTCTACATCACCCTGGGTCCGCCCGACTCCATCGAGACCCACCCCGCCGGCAGCTACTACGCGGGCGGCCTCACCAGCCACGGCGGCAGCACCCTGACCTATCCGATGCAGGTCTGGACCTATCGCCGCATCCCGTGGATCGGCGACGATGTCCGGATCGAGTTCGTGGATAAAAGTTCCTCCGGTGCTTTCAAGCTCCTGAGCGGTCCGCTGGACCGCGCCGACACGCTCAACGCCATGACGACGCTGATGTCGGAGGAAATGTTGACCCGCTACGACGCCAGCGACCTCGTGTACCTGCCCATCGGCACCAACCGACCCCAGGACCAGCTCTTCGAGCGCTTCGAGCAGTACGCCGCGCTGCAGCACGCGCCCAAGATCCGTTTCGATGATTTGAAGCAACGGGTGTCGGCCCACGCCTACACCCAGTCATTCCCGCTGGCGGTGCAAGGCTATCCGCTCTGGATGCTGCCGGAGCGGGCGGTCGTGCCGCTGAGCGTCGAGGTCGAAAACCGGCACCTGCGCTACGATCAGAAGGGCGACAGCTACCAGGCCCGACTCAACGTCTACATCTTGATCGAGGCCCTCGACGGCCGCATTATGGCCGAGTTCGACGACGACACCGTCTCGGCTTACACGCCCAACGACTTCGACAGGCGGCTGACCGAGAAAACCGTCTACCAGCGGTTCGTCCTGCTGCCCGCCGGCCGGTACAAGCTGAGCCTGGCGGTCAAGGACACGGTGAGCGGCCAGATCACGGTGCGCGAGCAGAGCCTCCACATCCCCGCCCTTCCTGCCGGAGAGCTGGCACTGTCGGGCCTGATCCTGGCCCGCACCGTCCTGCCGGCCACCGCCAAGGATGATCCCGCCAATCCCTTCCTCATCGGCGCGTTCAAGGTGGTCCCCAACGTCGCGGCGACGTACCGCGCGGACGACCGGCTCGCCGTCTACGGCCAGATCTACCGGCCGGCGCGAGCCGAGGATTCACAGCGGCCCCAGCTCAGCGTCCGTTTTGAGATCCGGCAGGGGGATGCGGTGCGGCTCACGGTGGAGGACCCCGCCGGCCGCTCCATCAAGCTCGACGGCCCTGACCGGTACGTGTTCATGCGGGGCTTGCCCCTGGCCGAGCTGGCGCCCGGCCGGTACGAGTTGCGTGTCACCGTGGAGGACGCGGTGGGAGGCGGGACAGCTTCAACAACGAGCCGGTTCGTCAAGGAATGAGCCGGGCGGACAGCCGGTCTGGCGAGCGACGGCACAACGGTCTGGAGTTCGACGGCACAACGCCGCTCCGGCTGATCGTAGGTTGCGTTCGATGAACGCAACCGGACCACAAGCGCAAACACTGTGTTCACCACCGGCTCGGAACGTCTTGCCGTCATTCCGCGCCTCCGGTGAACATCCGCAGTCTGCAGCAGGATCCCGCCGCGCGAGCGGCAACGGAGTGTAGCTTGGACCGAAAGGCCCGGGTGCGCGGAGACTACAAGCGGTCAGCCGCTCCGCAGGAGCGGGAGAAGACGCCGCTCGAGGGATTCGGCAACCGGCGATTCATCGTTACACCAACCCGAACCCGGCGCCTGGAGCCCGCCGCCGCATGCGCGGCCGTCTCCGGCCGAATATTATCGAGGCCGCCCGGGCCTCTCGGCCCGGGCGACAAGTCGCGGCCGCCGCGGCCGGATCACGGCGCCATCCGACAAGGAATCCAGCCCGCGAGCGGATTTCTGCGCGCGTTCATCGAACGCGCGTTACGGGACTGCGACCGGCGCGCCCGGTGTCTGCGTGATGATCGATTTCGCAGCGCGGTCCCAGAGCACGAGCCGGGAGCGGCCCGCCGGGACGGGCACGTCGAGGCGGCTGCCGTCGACGGCCACCGTACGCACGGCGTCGGCAGACGACTCGTTCACGCAGATCACCAGCGCCACGGCTCCCGTGCGGAGGACCCGGGCGGTCATGGGGGCATCGGCCGGCTCGGCCGGCAGTCCGGCCGCCGCCAGCGCCCGTCCGTAGAGCGCCGCCACGGGCGCCTCCTCGCGCGCCAGCTCCAGCGGCAGCGGCTCGTGCCAGACCGCCGCTCCGCCTTCGCGGCGGGGTGAGCGCGCGGCCCGGAACCACTCCCCCTTCGTCTCGTCGAAGGTGGCCCAGCCGCCGTCGAGCGGCTCCCGCAGCGCCACGGGCCGACCCGGGTCCACGAGCTCGAGCGCCGCCAGCGCAGCCGGCACGCGGCCGTATGGATCGCCCGTCACCGCTCCCGTCACCAGCACCCGGGCGCCGGCCGCGGCCGCAGCCTGCAGACCTGCCGCCGCCGCCTCGCTCATGAGCTCGGGAACGGGCGCCATCACCAGGCGGGCGCCTGCGAGTCGCGCCGGCGAGAGGGTCAGGTCGGCCAGCGCCGTGGGCACCACTCCGAACCGGTCCGCCAGCACCCGCATGGCGCGGCGGGTGGCCGCCGCCGGCTGGGTCCGCCCCGAGAACATCCGGGCGTGGGGCAGCACGAGCACCACCGGATCGGGCTCCCAGTCGTCGAGCCGCGGCGCCGCGGCGGCGAAGAAGGCGGCGAACTCGCGCAGCACGCGCAGTTCCGGCTTGGTCGTGCCGTCGGGGCGGACCAGGCCGATCACCGCCTCGTTGTCCAGCGGCTGGTAGGGATTGATATTCCACGCCCACTGCACCGCGCCGGCGGCGCGGCCGGCGAAGGCCAGCGCGTACTTGCGCTCCAGCAGCCGGGCCG
This genomic interval carries:
- a CDS encoding GWxTD domain-containing protein, translating into MRPNAIPSTDAGRPLILSRTPGAAWRAALATVTLLALIGAGVPAVAQKTTDDPEAAKKEERAMQERWRQWMETEVAYIITDEEKALFNKLSTDEERDRFVEDFWRRRDPDPRTAENEYKIEYYRRIAYANDRYASGIPGWKSDRGRVYITLGPPDSIETHPAGSYYAGGLTSHGGSTLTYPMQVWTYRRIPWIGDDVRIEFVDKSSSGAFKLLSGPLDRADTLNAMTTLMSEEMLTRYDASDLVYLPIGTNRPQDQLFERFEQYAALQHAPKIRFDDLKQRVSAHAYTQSFPLAVQGYPLWMLPERAVVPLSVEVENRHLRYDQKGDSYQARLNVYILIEALDGRIMAEFDDDTVSAYTPNDFDRRLTEKTVYQRFVLLPAGRYKLSLAVKDTVSGQITVREQSLHIPALPAGELALSGLILARTVLPATAKDDPANPFLIGAFKVVPNVAATYRADDRLAVYGQIYRPARAEDSQRPQLSVRFEIRQGDAVRLTVEDPAGRSIKLDGPDRYVFMRGLPLAELAPGRYELRVTVEDAVGGGTASTTSRFVKE